The following are encoded together in the Silurus meridionalis isolate SWU-2019-XX chromosome 2, ASM1480568v1, whole genome shotgun sequence genome:
- the npm3 gene encoding nucleoplasmin-3 → MFRRLLGNLKTCAFFPRSVQLNCLVYIYFLIMSFLDDDCASSLTGAHSRLESYVFSCELSSEVPFYTFQGDEEEDLEHFLELRTICLGEGAKEENNVVEVTAMNHQGKKISVPLANLHISCLPMVSLGEFELMAPVTLRLKSGSGPVTVSGLHLIASENEDSEVSDEEDESEEDLPPVKPAKKKQ, encoded by the exons ATGTTTCGGCGCTTGCTTGGAAATTTGAAgacttgtgctttttttccacGCTCAGTTCAATTGAATTgtcttgtttatatatattttttaatcatgtcGTTTTTAGATGACGATTGCGCGAGCAGTTTAACCGGGGCACATTCACGACTGGAAAGTTATGTTTTTA GCTGTGAATTATCTTCTGAAGTCCCCTTCTACACCTTCCAAGGCGATGAGGAAGAGGATTTGGAGCACTTTTTAGAGCTCCGTACG ATCTGCCTTGGCGAGGGGGCTAAAGAGGAGAACAACGTGGTGGAAGTAACTGCTATGAATCACCAGGGGAAGAAGATTTCAGTGCCATTAGCAAATCTCCACATTTCTTGTCTTCCCATG GTAAGCCTTGGAGAATTTGAATTGATGGCACCTGTAACACTACGCCTGAAATCAGGAAGTGGGCCAGTAACAGTTAGTGGATTACATTTAATTG CTTCAGAGAATGAAGATTCCGAGGTATCTGATGAAGAAGATGAGTCTGAGGAGGATTTGCCCCCGGTTAAGCCGGCCAAAAAGAAGCAGTAA
- the arl3a gene encoding ADP-ribosylation factor-like protein 3a, which produces MGLLSILRKLKSAPDQEVRILLLGLDNGGKTTLLKQLASEDISHITPTQGFNIKSVQSQGFKLNVWDIGGQRKIRPYWRNYFENTDVLIYVIDSADRKRFEETGQELAELLDEEKLSGVPVLIFANKQDLLTAAPASEIAEGLNLHTIRDRMWQIQSCSALTGEGVQDGMNWVCKNVTAKKK; this is translated from the exons ATG GGTTTATTATCAATCCTCCGAAAGCTGAAGAGTGCTCCAGACCAAGAGGTGCGCATCCTGCTCCTGGGACTCGACAACGGAGGAAAGACAACACTACTTAAGCAGCTGGCTTCTGAGGACATCAGTCACATCACTCCTACACAG GGCTTTAACATTAAGAGTGTGCAATCCCAGGGTTTCAAGCTAAATGTATGGGACATCGGAGGCCAGAGAAAGATCAGACCATACTGGAGAAACTACTTTGAAAACACTGATGTGCTT ATTTACGTCATAGACAGTGCAGATCGGAAGAGATTTGAAGAAACAGGGCAG gAGCTGGCTGAGTTGCTGGATGAGGAGAAACTTAGTGGTGTCCCTGTCCTTATCTTTGCAAATAAGCAAGACTTGTTGACTGCTGCTCCAGCCTCAGAGATTGCAGAAGGTCTAAACCTTCACACCATTCGGGATCGCATGTGGCAGATCCAATCCTGCTCTGCTCTCACGGGCGAGGGAGTCCAG GATGGTATGAATTGGGTGTGTAAGAATGTCACAGCAAAGAAGAAGTAG